The nucleotide window AATCTCGATGTCGAAAAAAAAGTAGACAATATAAAAACCGGCTTTTTTCATAGGGTTAGGCAATCTTTTGAAAGCAACATGGATATTGACCCTGGAAGATTGATTGGTTTGACTGATGGTATTTTTGGAATGGTTATGACTCTTCTGGTCTTTGGTATGGCTTTGCCTCAAGCTCATTTGATAACAGAAGGGCAGTTTATAACTTTTTTAAATTCAATTGCTCATTCTTTTGGGTTGACTATTGTTAGTTTTATTCTAGTCAGTTCTTTTTGGATTTATCATCATGAATTTATAAAAATTAATTCATTAAATATGCCTTTTTTATGGATTAATATATTATTTTTGGCTTGCATTTCATGTATCCCATTTACAACATCTATAATAGGTTCTTATTCAATGTTTTTCATATCTAATGTGCTGTTTGGATTAAATATATTTTTGACAATTCTGTTCTTTTCAATTATGTATATATATGCATATAATATGGGATTTTTAGAGAATAATCCTTCAAAAACTGAAAAGAGATATGTTTTAAAAACATTCCTCATTATTATGGGTCTTACTATTGCTGTAAATCTTCTTGATTTCAATTTTTCAGAGGATTTTATTTATCTGTTCTTGCTGGTTCCAGTAATTTCTACATTGAGGGATATTAATTTTAAAATGAAGTCATAGAAACATTTAATATATATAAATGTAATATATTTAATTTTGTTAAGATTATTCTAAGGGGAATTATTAATGGGTAATTTGATATCAATATGTGATATAAAAGATGATGTTCAAGACATTTTGGATTTGGCTATAAAAATTAAAGCAGGTGAAACGGAGAAAAGTCCTCTTGAAGGTAAAACATTAGCGATGATATTCCAAAAATCATCAACAAGAACTAGAGTTTCTTTTGATGTTGGAATGTATCAGTTAGGCGGAAGAGCAATCTTTTTATCTTCTAATGATTTACAGATGGGAAGAGGAGAACCGATTTATGATACTGCAAAGGTTTTAAGCCGTTTCGTTGATGGAATAATGATTAGAGCTGTTGAACATTGTGATGTAGTTGAATTAGCCCAACATTCTGATGTACCAGTTATTAGTGGATTAACCAATGTGGAACATCCTTGTCAGGCATTGGCTGATGTATTAACAATTAAAGAACATTTTGGAACTTTTGAAAATAAGAAAATATGTTTCGTCGGTGACGGAAATAATGTATGTAATTCCCTTTTATTAATTTCCCCACTTTTAGGAATGGACATGTCTATTGCTTGCCCTAAAGGATATGAACCTAATGAACATGTTTTAAGAATTGCAAATGAGTATGCTAAGGAAATGAATACTAAAATCACTGTTAGTGATGATTTAAATGTTGCTTTAGATAATGTTGATGTTGTCTATACTGATGTTTGGGTTAGTATGGGTGATGAAGCTGAAGAATTACAAAGGAAAGCGGCCTTATCTCCTTATCAAGTTGATTCAGATTTAATGAACTTGGCAAATGATGGTGCTATTTTTATGCATTGTCTACCTGCAGTCAGGGATCAGGAAGTTACAACAGCGGTCATTGATGGTCCAAATTCTGTTGTTTTTGACCAGGCAGAAAACAGACTGCATGCTCAAAAAGCTATTTTATATTACTTTTTAAAAGATGAATAACTGCTGTATATAATTACAGCAATGCAATTATCTTCAAAAGCCATTGAATTACTATTTTTAAAAAAATTATTAATCCTATTCCACCAATCACTCCAGTGATAAATCTCAATGTGTTATTGCTCTGTCTAAAATTCAATAATTGTGTAAATCCGTCGATTGATGTTGGTATCAAAAGTATTATTGAAAAAATTAATAAGTTGAGGCTATAGTCAATATTAAAAAAATAGTCATAAATTAAAAAAATGATTAATCCAGTATAAAAGCCGGTACATCTGGCGCACACTGGAAATTGATGCCCTTTGATAAAAAAGCTCCTTTCAGGTTTTCTGTGGCATATTAAATTTTTATAATTCATTTTAATCCTTTTTTTTAAAATATTTTTTTTCAATTAAGATAATTATATATATTTTTGTATACATAAGTTAGTGTATAATATATAAAAAGGTTATTACGATGAGAGGCGGAGAAGCGATAATTGAATCCCTCAAGAATATGGGGGTAAAAACTATATTTGGTTATCCTGGTGGACAAACAATTCCATTCTATGATATGTTATATGATGCAGATATCGATCATATCTTAGTTAGGCACGAACAAGCGGCAGCTCATGCGGCAGATGGTTATGCAAGAGCTTCCGGAAAAGTTGGTGTGTGTTTGGCTACTTCAGGTCCTGGTGCAACCAATCTTGTAACTGGTATTGGAACTGCTTATATGGATTCTTCTCCTATTGTGGCAATCACTGGTCAAGTTCCTACTCATTTAATTGGTAATGATGCATTTCAAGAAGCAGATATAATTGGGATTACTATGCCTATAGTAAAACATAGTTATCAACCAAAAAACCCTGATTTAATACCTTCAATGATTAAATCTAGTTTTGAAATTGCTTCTAGTGGAAGACCAGGTCCTGTTTTAATAGATGTTCCTAAAGAAGTTCAAGAGGGTGAATTAACAAAATTTGACGACTCTTTAATTGAAACTCCCGGTTATAATCCGACTGTTAAAGGAAATATCAAACAAATCAAAAAAGCTCGTGATTTAATTAAACAGGCTAAAAAGCCAATGATTTTGGCTGGTGCGGGAGTAATCATATCAAATGCATGCTGTGAATTGAAAACGTTAGCTAATACAATCAATGCACCAGTAATGACTTCACTTTTGGGTAAAGGAGCTTTTGATGAAACTGATGATTTGGCATTAGGTATGCTTGGTATGCATGGTAGAAAAGTTTCAAATGATTATATTAATGAATCTGACTTGTTGATAGCTATTGGTGTAAGGTTTTCAGACAGGACCACTGGTAGGCTGGATAGTTTTGTTCCGGATACTAAAGTAATTCATATTGATATTGATCCGGCAGAAATAGGCAAAAATGTGGATGTGGATTTGCCTATTGTAGGTGATGCAAAAAATGTTTTATCTTCATTAAATAAAGTTTTAAAAGATTATAAAGTTCCATCAGAAGTAAATGATTGGACTAATATGATAAAACAAAAAAATAAAGATTTAAAACCTCGTGTTAGTTATGATGATGTGCCATTAAAACCACAAACTGTTATAAAAGAAATTTCAGATGTTTTAACTCCTGAATCAATTTTAACAACTGATGTAGGTCAAAATCAGATGTGGGCAGCACATTTCTTTGACACTCAAAAGCCACGTAAATTCATTTCATCAGGCGGTCTTGGAACTATGGGATTCGGATTCCCAGCAGCGATTGGTGCAAAAGTGGCTTGTCCGGATGATCCTGTTGTATCTATAAACGGTGATGGTGGATTTTTAATGGTTTGTCAGGAGTTAGCTACTGTTCGCGAATATGACATTCCTGTTATTGCAGTTGTTTTGGAAAACAGAACATTGGGAATGGTATATCAATGGCAAAGCTTACTATATAATGAAAGGCACTCTCAAACATTGTTGGGTAATAGCCCTGACTTTGTTAAATTGGCAGAAAGTTTTGGTGTAACTGGAGTAAGGATTACACAACCTGGCGAAACTAAAGAAGCTTTATCAAGTGCAATTAAAGATAATGAACCTATTTTATTAAATGTTGTTATTGACTCCGAAGAGGCACTTCCTATGCTTCCTCCTGGAGCTGGAATTAATGAGATGATTGGTGAATATAAACTTGAAAGGGATGTGATTTAAATGGATACAGAATATCACGTTATTTCCACATTGGTTGAAGATAAACCAGGGGTTTTGCAAAAAGTAGCTGGAATGTTTAATAGAAGGGGATTCAATATTGAAAGTATAACTGTAGGTAAATCAGAAGTAGAAGGACAATCCCGTATGGTAATTACTGTTCATGCAGATGAAAAAGGGCTTGAACAGGTTACAAAACAATTAAATAAATTAATTGATGTTATCAAGATTAAAGATATTACTAAATCTGCTGTTAAAAGGGAATTGTGTCTTGTTAAGGTCGCTGTTCCTAATGCTAAAGCAAGAGCAGAAATAATGCAGTATACAAATATTTTCAGAGCACATATTTTAGATGTTTCGGAACAAACATTGATGGTTGAGCTTACTGGAGATAAGGAAAAGATTAATGCATTCATATCTTTAGTAGAAAATTATGGAATTAAAAGAATAGCCCGTACTGGCCTTACAGCTATGTCAAGGGGAGTATAAAAATGACTATATTAGAAAACGTATTAAAAGACAACAAGGAATTTGTAGAAAACTTTGAAGGCGAAGAAATGTCTCATCATGCAGCTAAGAAATTAGCTATATTAACCTGTATGGACTGCAGACTAATCGACTTTTTTGAACCAGCACTTGGTCTTAAAAGAGGAGATGCAAAAATCGTTAGAAACGCAGGAAACTCCATTGTAGGTGAAGATGCAATCAGATCTATTGGTGCAGCTTTATACAACCTCGGTGCTGAAGAAGTCATGGTTGTAGGTCACACAGAATGTGGTATGGCTGGTGCTGATGCTGAAGCTTTAAAAGAAAAAATGCTCGCTCGCGGTATCAAAGAGGAAGATATTGCTAAATACGATTTGGCTGAATGGATTGGTGGATTTGAATCTGAAGAAGAAAACGTTAAAAATGTTTGTGAAAAAATCAAAAACCACCCATTAATACCTGATGTACCGGTACACGGTCTTATCATCGATATCGTAACGGGTGAGTTAAAAGTTTTAGTAGATGGTTATTAATTCCCATCTATTTTTTTATTTTTATCAAACTTTTTTTAGATATGCTGTAGTTTTTATTTCCGGATGAAATTACAACTTTGTGTTTTCCTGTTTTTAGGTTTTTGGTGTTTATTTTAGCTATTCCTTTTTTATTTGTTTTAACTGTGTATGTTTTGAATTTTTTACCACTAAACACTTTTATTTTAACTTTAACGTTAGAAAGCATTCTTTTTGTTTCTTTATTTTTGATTGTAACTTTGAAATATTTTGATTTTTTGAATTTATTGGTTACTTGTGGAGCTTTAACGATTGTTCTAGCTTTATCAATCTTAATTGATGTTGTTTTCATGATTTCTTTTTCGACAATAACCTGGATTTTATGAACTCCTGCATCAAGTTTTGTAGGAATTTCAAAAATCACATCTCCATCGGAACCTGCTGGTTCACGATATGTTTTGTAGTTTTTACCTGTAAATACTTTAAAAATGACAGTCCTGTCTGATAAATCACCAGTATGGTTACCTACCATTTTTATTTCTAAAAAGCTATTGATTTTTGAATATCTGTTGAATTTAAAGTCTTTAATTAATTTTATATCTGTTATTTTAGGATTTACAGTCAAATTCACTTGTGTGAAGTATCGTTTACTGTTAAAAAGGAATTCATCATCAAAATAGTATACGTTAAGGCTTAATTCTCCAACAGTGTTAAGGGTGTATTTTGCGTTCCCATTTTTATCTGTAAAGACAAAACTTGTATATGGTTCATTTGGATTTTCGATAAATAATTTAACATCTTTTACTGGATTTCCAAAACAATCTTTAACGTTGAAAGTAATGCTGTCATTTATGTAATAGGTAATATTTTTATTAAATGATACTCTGTAGAGTGTATCAAAATTAATGTCCTTGTTGTTGATTTCGTATTTTCCGGTATTGTTTATCAGATATGAGTTTTCGATGATGTTGCTTGTATTCGCTATAGAATTCATGTATATTATAATTGTATTGGATAGATTTCCGTCGTTGTAAAAGTTGGAATTGTTTATATTTAAATTTGAGATATGGGATTCAATTGTTGTTTTATAGAAATTTGAGTTATTTGATTTGATATTGGTTTCTGTTGCTTTTATCTTGGAGTTTTCAGCAGTTGAATTTTCAATTATAAAGATAGATTCATCAGAATAAATGTTCGGTGTAAATTCAAAAGTGGAGTTATTGATTAGGGTATTTTTTAAAATCACTTCACTTCCTTTGTTGTAATATCCTCCTTGAAACATAAGTTCGGAGTTATTTAATATTGCCTGTTCAAAGTTAATATAGCTATATTCAAGGTCAATTACAGGTCTATCAAATGAGGTGTTGCTAACGTTGATTCTGTTTGACCATCCTTTTAAATTTGAATTGCGGAATTTTAAGTTATCTATGTTAATGTTATAATGGGATAGTGAAATTTCTGAATTGTTTAGACTGGAATTTATCAAATCTATGTTATTTTGCATGAATATTATTGAGCTTCCACAGATAAAAATGAAGTAATTGTTTTTTGAAGTAATTGTAGAGTTATAAAAAGTACAATCGATTATTTTTGAATAGTACTTGTATCCCTGATATAAGTTCAATTCAATTTTTGATTCATTGAACACGCAGTTATCAAAGGTATTATTCAATTCCTTGCTGGTAAAATTTGCATTGATAAATTTACAATCTAGAAAGTCCATTTTATGGCGACTTATCAAATTTAAATCTTTAAAGGTAATATTTTTAAAAATAATGTGGGTCCCGGTATTTCTGATGTCGTAGAGATCCTTTGCAATAATGACTGTTCCATTGTAGTCCGGTTCCGGTTCTTTTTCAGTATCTAAAAATAAAGTGGAATTTTTACCATCAATGATTGTCTTTTCTTTGATTCCTTCAATGGAAATGGATTTGTTTAGATATAAGTGTGTTTCCTTTTCAGGATTTAGTTCATATGTTTTTTCATCAAGTTTTATGCTTCCTTGATCTTCACATTCATCTATTAAATTTTCAATATCTCCAGTATCGGTATTATTTTCAGATGCGGATACGATTCCGATGCCTAAAAATAAAATTAATGAAAATAACAATATTGAATATAATTTTCTAATAATATCACCTAAATAACTGTATACTATATGTTACAGTTAATAGTATTTAAAATTATATTTTAGGTTACTTTTATAAATATAAAAAATCATATTTATTATTTGATATTTATTTGATATCTTAACTTTTATCAAATTATTTAGCGAGATGATTTAAATGAAAATGTACTACGATGCAGATGTAAATACAGATGCTTTAGAAGGTAAAACCATTGCAGTAATTGGTTATGGTTCCCAAGGTAGAGCACAATCTAGAAACATGGCTGACAGTGGA belongs to uncultured Methanobrevibacter sp. and includes:
- the argF gene encoding ornithine carbamoyltransferase encodes the protein MGNLISICDIKDDVQDILDLAIKIKAGETEKSPLEGKTLAMIFQKSSTRTRVSFDVGMYQLGGRAIFLSSNDLQMGRGEPIYDTAKVLSRFVDGIMIRAVEHCDVVELAQHSDVPVISGLTNVEHPCQALADVLTIKEHFGTFENKKICFVGDGNNVCNSLLLISPLLGMDMSIACPKGYEPNEHVLRIANEYAKEMNTKITVSDDLNVALDNVDVVYTDVWVSMGDEAEELQRKAALSPYQVDSDLMNLANDGAIFMHCLPAVRDQEVTTAVIDGPNSVVFDQAENRLHAQKAILYYFLKDE
- the ilvN gene encoding acetolactate synthase small subunit, whose protein sequence is MDTEYHVISTLVEDKPGVLQKVAGMFNRRGFNIESITVGKSEVEGQSRMVITVHADEKGLEQVTKQLNKLIDVIKIKDITKSAVKRELCLVKVAVPNAKARAEIMQYTNIFRAHILDVSEQTLMVELTGDKEKINAFISLVENYGIKRIARTGLTAMSRGV
- a CDS encoding acetolactate synthase large subunit; its protein translation is MRGGEAIIESLKNMGVKTIFGYPGGQTIPFYDMLYDADIDHILVRHEQAAAHAADGYARASGKVGVCLATSGPGATNLVTGIGTAYMDSSPIVAITGQVPTHLIGNDAFQEADIIGITMPIVKHSYQPKNPDLIPSMIKSSFEIASSGRPGPVLIDVPKEVQEGELTKFDDSLIETPGYNPTVKGNIKQIKKARDLIKQAKKPMILAGAGVIISNACCELKTLANTINAPVMTSLLGKGAFDETDDLALGMLGMHGRKVSNDYINESDLLIAIGVRFSDRTTGRLDSFVPDTKVIHIDIDPAEIGKNVDVDLPIVGDAKNVLSSLNKVLKDYKVPSEVNDWTNMIKQKNKDLKPRVSYDDVPLKPQTVIKEISDVLTPESILTTDVGQNQMWAAHFFDTQKPRKFISSGGLGTMGFGFPAAIGAKVACPDDPVVSINGDGGFLMVCQELATVREYDIPVIAVVLENRTLGMVYQWQSLLYNERHSQTLLGNSPDFVKLAESFGVTGVRITQPGETKEALSSAIKDNEPILLNVVIDSEEALPMLPPGAGINEMIGEYKLERDVI
- a CDS encoding carbonic anhydrase, which translates into the protein MTILENVLKDNKEFVENFEGEEMSHHAAKKLAILTCMDCRLIDFFEPALGLKRGDAKIVRNAGNSIVGEDAIRSIGAALYNLGAEEVMVVGHTECGMAGADAEALKEKMLARGIKEEDIAKYDLAEWIGGFESEEENVKNVCEKIKNHPLIPDVPVHGLIIDIVTGELKVLVDGY
- a CDS encoding TMEM175 family protein; its protein translation is MDIDPGRLIGLTDGIFGMVMTLLVFGMALPQAHLITEGQFITFLNSIAHSFGLTIVSFILVSSFWIYHHEFIKINSLNMPFLWINILFLACISCIPFTTSIIGSYSMFFISNVLFGLNIFLTILFFSIMYIYAYNMGFLENNPSKTEKRYVLKTFLIIMGLTIAVNLLDFNFSEDFIYLFLLVPVISTLRDINFKMKS
- a CDS encoding DUF2085 domain-containing protein, which produces MNYKNLICHRKPERSFFIKGHQFPVCARCTGFYTGLIIFLIYDYFFNIDYSLNLLIFSIILLIPTSIDGFTQLLNFRQSNNTLRFITGVIGGIGLIIFLKIVIQWLLKIIALL